Proteins from one Alysiella filiformis genomic window:
- a CDS encoding Mth938-like domain-containing protein encodes MNFEEHTTHTPTYYGDHFQFGEQIFRQPIVFGNDTVQTLPEKPWQDWHSHDFQAAIGAGANLILLGTGKQQHFLAAEIRAELSAQGASVECMNTAAACRTLMLLHSEGRKVWAYLFL; translated from the coding sequence ATGAATTTTGAAGAACACACCACCCACACCCCCACATATTATGGCGACCATTTTCAATTTGGCGAACAGATATTCAGGCAGCCCATCGTGTTTGGCAACGACACCGTGCAAACGCTGCCTGAAAAACCATGGCAAGATTGGCACAGCCACGATTTTCAGGCAGCCATCGGTGCAGGCGCAAACCTGATTTTGCTGGGTACAGGCAAACAACAGCACTTTCTCGCCGCCGAAATCAGGGCAGAACTGAGCGCACAAGGCGCAAGCGTAGAGTGCATGAACACCGCCGCAGCTTGCCGCACACTCATGCTTTTGCACAGCGAAGGGCGCAAAGTTTGGGCATATCTTTTTTTGTAA
- the cysE gene encoding serine O-acetyltransferase, which yields MNPNSFNLWQTIRDEVAQSAHQEPMLASFLHLTVLRHNSLARVLAFHLSSKLSNSVMDSRSLYEVFAEALTADESLEKAVQADIMAYYNRDPACDQYCLPLLYFKGFHAIQAHRINHWLWQQGRTTLSYFLQNRVSEVFGVDIHPAAKFGCGIMIDHGTGVVIGETAVLGNDISILHGVTLGGSGKESGDRHPKIGNGVMIGANASILGNIRIGANAKIGAGSVVVRDIPPCSTAVGVPAKVVGVSAQSKPADEMKQDFSECDDFNFVI from the coding sequence ATGAACCCCAACTCATTCAATTTGTGGCAGACCATACGCGATGAAGTCGCCCAATCTGCCCACCAAGAACCCATGCTTGCCAGCTTTTTGCATTTAACCGTGTTGCGCCACAACAGTTTGGCGCGTGTGTTGGCATTTCATTTGTCCAGCAAATTGTCCAACAGCGTGATGGATTCGCGGTCTTTGTACGAAGTGTTCGCCGAAGCCTTAACTGCCGATGAATCGTTGGAAAAAGCGGTGCAAGCCGACATTATGGCTTATTACAACCGCGACCCTGCTTGCGACCAATATTGTTTGCCCTTGTTGTATTTTAAGGGTTTTCATGCGATTCAAGCGCACCGCATCAACCATTGGCTGTGGCAACAGGGGCGCACCACCTTATCGTATTTTTTGCAAAATCGCGTGTCGGAAGTGTTTGGTGTGGACATTCACCCTGCGGCAAAATTCGGCTGCGGCATCATGATAGACCACGGCACAGGCGTGGTCATTGGCGAAACCGCCGTGTTGGGCAATGACATTTCCATTTTGCATGGCGTAACGCTGGGCGGTTCGGGCAAAGAATCCGGCGACCGCCACCCAAAAATCGGCAATGGTGTGATGATAGGGGCAAATGCGTCCATTTTGGGCAACATTCGCATTGGGGCAAACGCCAAAATCGGTGCAGGCAGCGTGGTGGTGCGCGACATTCCCCCGTGCAGCACGGCAGTGGGCGTGCCTGCCAAAGTGGTGGGCGTGTCGGCACAAAGCAAACCTGCCGATGAAATGAAACAGGATTTCAGCGAATGCGATGATTTTAATTTTGTGATTTGA
- a CDS encoding tetratricopeptide repeat protein, which yields MKKYLLACAMMCAWQTVLAAPSAPNQAIYAQAAAAANKQDYATALKLLRPLANRGDATAQNNLGVMYEDGMGVKQDLKQALHWYKKAAQQGVADAQFSVGLFYAQGKGTKADLVQAAKWYELAAKQGHADAQNNLAARYATGTGVQRNLFQAKYWYGMAVRHGHPTAAATLRELQRQEQLGNIK from the coding sequence ATGAAAAAATATTTATTGGCGTGTGCAATGATGTGCGCTTGGCAAACGGTTTTGGCTGCGCCCTCTGCGCCAAATCAGGCGATTTATGCCCAAGCTGCTGCTGCCGCCAACAAGCAGGATTACGCCACCGCTTTGAAATTGTTGCGCCCTTTGGCAAACAGGGGCGATGCCACCGCGCAAAACAATTTGGGCGTGATGTATGAAGACGGCATGGGCGTGAAACAGGATTTGAAACAGGCTTTGCATTGGTACAAAAAAGCCGCCCAGCAGGGTGTGGCAGACGCGCAATTCAGCGTGGGTTTGTTTTACGCGCAAGGTAAAGGCACAAAAGCGGATTTGGTTCAGGCTGCCAAATGGTATGAATTGGCGGCAAAACAAGGTCATGCTGACGCGCAAAACAATTTGGCAGCACGTTATGCCACTGGCACGGGTGTGCAACGCAATCTGTTTCAAGCCAAATATTGGTATGGCATGGCGGTGCGTCATGGACACCCCACTGCCGCCGCCACTTTGCGCGAATTACAACGCCAAGAACAGTTGGGCAACATCAAATAG
- a CDS encoding SIMPL domain-containing protein (The SIMPL domain is named for its presence in mouse protein SIMPL (signalling molecule that associates with mouse pelle-like kinase). Bacterial member BP26, from Brucella, was shown to assemble into a channel-like structure, while YggE from E. coli has been associated with resistance to oxidative stress.) yields MKKWFLSVALVMVSLSAYAENALHYNILEFQERANVSVANDTMHMTLVVQEQHANRLTATQNATRKLNALQNKLKKYSQVKVEQGSRNVYPQRNSKNQITHWQDTVSLNIKSTDFEAMSQIIADSEQEAMLRGVYFSVSPEKRIKAVEQASEQALNAIKQRADFISKKLGFSGYTFVKVELNDSFEQNQRFAKSSYDLPVAPMVAMSMSVDSRMPIDEQQAGEAEISQSVRVSIQMK; encoded by the coding sequence ATGAAAAAATGGTTTTTGAGTGTGGCTTTGGTTATGGTCAGCTTGTCGGCTTATGCTGAAAATGCCTTGCATTACAATATTTTGGAATTTCAAGAACGTGCGAATGTGTCGGTTGCCAACGACACCATGCACATGACTTTGGTGGTGCAGGAGCAACACGCCAACCGCTTAACCGCCACGCAAAATGCCACGCGCAAATTGAACGCTTTGCAAAATAAATTGAAAAAATACAGTCAGGTAAAAGTGGAGCAGGGCAGCCGCAATGTTTATCCGCAACGCAACAGCAAAAACCAAATCACGCATTGGCAAGATACGGTGTCGCTGAACATCAAAAGCACGGATTTTGAGGCAATGAGCCAAATCATTGCGGACAGTGAGCAAGAGGCAATGTTGCGTGGTGTGTATTTCAGCGTGTCGCCCGAAAAACGGATTAAGGCGGTGGAGCAAGCCAGCGAACAGGCACTCAACGCGATTAAGCAACGTGCGGATTTCATTAGCAAAAAATTGGGCTTTTCGGGCTACACGTTTGTTAAAGTGGAATTGAACGACAGTTTTGAACAAAATCAACGTTTTGCCAAATCGTCTTATGATTTGCCTGTTGCGCCCATGGTGGCGATGAGCATGTCTGTCGATAGCCGTATGCCCATTGATGAGCAACAGGCTGGCGAAGCGGAAATCAGTCAAAGTGTGCGCGTGTCCATTCAAATGAAGTGA
- a CDS encoding amino acid aminotransferase, whose product MFFDKIQAAPADPILGLGEAFKAETRPEKVNLGIGIYKNAQGETPIPRAVKAAETRLLAEEKTKNYLTIDGVAAYNAATQAMLFGENHEIIANQRAKTAQSLGGTGALRIAAEFAKRQVQAQTVWISNPTWPNHNAIFQAVGMEVRDYRYYDKNTHSLDWDGLIADLSQAKQGDVVLLHGCCHNPTGIDPTPEQWDILANMAAEKGWLPLFDFAYQGFANGLEEDAYGLRAFAKLNRELLIASSYSKNFGLYNERVGAFTLVADNAEIANRAFSQAKSIIRTIYSNPASHGASTVALVLQDPDLKAQWTDELDEMRERIKTMRQKFVDTLKECGATQDFDFIVKQNGMFSFSGLTAEQVDRLRDEFAIYAVRSGRINVAGMTDDNIRYLCESIVKVL is encoded by the coding sequence ATGTTTTTTGACAAAATTCAAGCCGCCCCTGCCGACCCCATTTTGGGCTTGGGCGAAGCATTCAAAGCCGAAACCCGCCCCGAAAAAGTGAACTTGGGCATTGGCATTTACAAAAATGCACAGGGCGAAACGCCCATTCCCCGTGCCGTCAAAGCCGCAGAAACGCGCTTGCTGGCAGAAGAAAAAACCAAAAACTACCTGACCATTGACGGCGTGGCAGCCTACAATGCCGCCACCCAAGCCATGTTGTTTGGCGAAAACCACGAAATCATCGCCAACCAACGCGCCAAAACCGCACAAAGTTTGGGTGGCACAGGCGCATTGCGCATTGCCGCCGAATTTGCCAAACGCCAAGTTCAAGCCCAAACCGTGTGGATTTCCAACCCCACTTGGCCCAACCACAATGCCATTTTTCAGGCAGTGGGCATGGAAGTACGCGATTATCGCTACTACGACAAAAACACCCACAGCTTGGATTGGGACGGCTTAATTGCCGATTTATCACAAGCCAAACAAGGCGATGTGGTGTTGTTGCACGGCTGCTGCCACAACCCAACAGGCATAGACCCCACCCCCGAACAATGGGACATTTTGGCAAACATGGCAGCAGAAAAAGGCTGGCTGCCCCTGTTTGACTTTGCCTATCAAGGCTTTGCCAACGGTTTGGAAGAAGACGCTTACGGCTTACGCGCCTTTGCCAAACTGAACCGCGAATTGCTGATTGCCAGCTCCTACTCCAAAAACTTCGGTTTGTACAACGAGCGCGTGGGCGCATTCACATTGGTTGCCGACAATGCCGAAATTGCCAATCGCGCATTCAGCCAAGCCAAATCGATTATCCGCACGATTTATTCCAACCCCGCATCACACGGCGCAAGCACCGTTGCACTGGTGCTGCAAGACCCTGATTTAAAAGCACAATGGACTGACGAATTGGACGAAATGCGCGAACGCATCAAAACCATGCGCCAAAAATTTGTGGACACGCTCAAAGAATGTGGTGCAACACAAGATTTTGATTTTATTGTGAAACAAAATGGTATGTTCTCATTCAGTGGCTTAACCGCCGAGCAAGTAGACAGATTGCGTGATGAATTTGCCATTTATGCGGTGCGCTCGGGTCGCATTAACGTGGCAGGCATGACCGATGACAATATTCGCTATTTGTGTGAAAGCATTGTTAAAGTACTGTAA